A region from the Rufibacter sp. DG15C genome encodes:
- a CDS encoding ATP-binding protein — protein sequence MGEASGKSENLEKLIELNDELENYFSNTIIPQLFVDADMILRKFTPAAMTHFKLSDSDVGRHINDVSNNIRFPTIIDNIHEVIDSNEALEKEIQTTDKLWYQMNILPYIIKKERRTNGVIITFIDINDRIQNLRSYEKLNRNYEVVIHALYHDIRGPISNLESLVSILEEKDSDEAETIEVLEMIKLSISKLKETVDDLVDIGEKGTDFTKAPERVNFENVIEDAILSLKDKITETNAKITSKVTVSEINFSRKNVRSIIYNLLSNAIKYKAPDRRPEIHITTEQLPDAILLTVSDNGLGIEEDKKDEVFHRYIRLRNEVEGSGIGLFIVKNMVEDMGGEIQVESTVGQGSTFKIYFKG from the coding sequence ATGGGAGAAGCATCTGGCAAGTCAGAGAACCTAGAAAAACTAATTGAGCTGAATGATGAGCTGGAGAACTACTTTAGCAATACCATCATTCCGCAGCTCTTTGTGGATGCTGACATGATTCTGCGCAAGTTCACGCCTGCCGCCATGACGCACTTTAAACTCTCTGACAGTGACGTGGGGCGACACATCAATGACGTGTCCAACAACATTAGGTTCCCTACCATCATTGATAACATCCATGAGGTGATTGACAGCAATGAGGCGCTGGAAAAAGAGATTCAAACCACAGACAAGTTGTGGTACCAAATGAACATCCTGCCTTACATCATAAAAAAGGAGAGAAGGACCAATGGCGTCATCATCACCTTCATTGATATCAATGACCGCATCCAGAACCTAAGAAGCTATGAAAAGCTGAACAGGAACTATGAAGTGGTCATCCATGCGCTCTACCATGATATTAGGGGACCTATCTCCAACCTTGAGTCGTTGGTGAGCATTCTGGAGGAGAAAGACAGCGATGAGGCAGAGACCATAGAGGTGCTGGAAATGATAAAACTTTCTATCTCTAAGCTGAAGGAGACGGTAGATGACCTAGTGGACATTGGCGAGAAAGGCACTGATTTCACGAAGGCACCAGAGCGCGTGAACTTTGAGAATGTGATTGAGGATGCCATCCTCTCTCTCAAGGATAAAATCACCGAGACCAATGCTAAAATCACCTCTAAGGTGACCGTCTCTGAGATTAACTTCTCCAGAAAGAACGTGAGAAGCATCATCTACAACCTACTCAGCAACGCCATCAAGTACAAGGCCCCTGACAGACGCCCTGAGATACATATCACCACTGAACAGCTACCAGATGCTATTCTGTTGACCGTGAGCGACAATGGCTTGGGGATTGAGGAAGACAAAAAGGACGAAGTCTTTCACCGCTACATCAGATTAAGGAACGAGGTAGAGGGCTCGGGGATTGGGTTGTTCATTGTCAAGAACATGGTGGAAGACATGGGCGGTGAAATACAGGTAGAGAGCACAGTAGGCCAGGGTTCTACTTTCAAAATCTACTTTAAAGGATAG
- a CDS encoding LytTR family DNA-binding domain-containing protein — MKEKLTCYIIDDEPLAQEILEEYIAKVSFLELKGVFMSPLEAVAPLEKDKPDLLFLDINMPDLDGLSFIPMLNPKPMIILTTAYDQHAIKAFELEVKDYLLKPFSFERFYKGILRLYQEQSPRHSQEVNKTIPDSKNEQKYIFLKVGHRIQKVAIKDILFVEGMKDYLRIHTPQEKIMTLISFAKLEELLPARDFARVHRSFMVAIDKIDHIEKNRIQIGDQLIPISDTYAEAFYNKLKGLA; from the coding sequence ATGAAAGAAAAGCTGACGTGTTATATCATTGATGACGAGCCGCTGGCCCAGGAAATTCTGGAAGAGTACATAGCCAAGGTTTCTTTTCTGGAGCTCAAAGGTGTTTTTATGAGTCCTTTAGAAGCCGTGGCCCCTCTTGAAAAAGACAAACCGGATCTGCTTTTCCTGGACATCAACATGCCGGACCTGGACGGGCTCAGCTTCATTCCCATGCTGAACCCCAAGCCCATGATCATCCTCACTACGGCCTATGACCAGCATGCCATCAAAGCATTTGAGCTGGAGGTGAAGGACTATCTGTTAAAGCCTTTCTCCTTTGAGCGGTTCTACAAAGGCATATTACGCCTGTACCAGGAACAAAGCCCAAGACATTCTCAAGAAGTGAATAAGACGATTCCTGACTCTAAAAATGAGCAAAAGTATATCTTCTTAAAGGTAGGCCACCGCATTCAGAAAGTAGCCATCAAAGACATCCTGTTTGTGGAGGGGATGAAAGATTATCTGCGCATTCACACTCCGCAGGAAAAAATCATGACGCTCATCAGCTTCGCGAAGCTGGAGGAACTCTTACCTGCCCGGGATTTTGCCCGGGTGCACCGGTCATTCATGGTGGCCATTGACAAGATAGACCATATTGAGAAAAACAGGATACAGATAGGAGATCAATTGATTCCCATTAGTGACACCTACGCAGAAGCATTCTATAATAAGCTAAAGGGTTTGGCGTAA
- a CDS encoding sensor histidine kinase: MNRVKKLFTYIHIGLWVLFTLLVMLQLSQDNEHWRTLTLGFVLTCLYVFYTHFILLTRYLGKNQKKAYFSRLAVIMLTGPIPFMVFHYRKMTIWDVFSEHYIITFFTCVPIFVFLSWLARVTENLVINTIKKEQLEKQAVEAELYYLKSQINPHFLFNTLNNIHTLVYKQAPAAPEAIMRLSSLMRYMIYESNASTVPLSRELDYLNDYVGLQQLRYKNSPVVDMQVEGEIASCHIAPLLFIHLLENAYKHSPARLEPGAIKINVEVQEDTLTFKVQNPIGNNRTIGLEEPGGIGLPNVQKRLALIYPGKHHLEIDSQGTTFSVVLKIEGIHSPAHERKADVLYH, encoded by the coding sequence ATGAATCGAGTTAAAAAGCTATTCACATACATTCACATTGGTCTCTGGGTTCTGTTCACCCTGTTGGTGATGCTTCAGCTCAGTCAGGACAATGAGCACTGGCGGACCTTAACGTTGGGATTTGTCTTAACCTGCCTGTATGTATTTTACACCCATTTCATTCTCCTGACCCGGTATTTGGGTAAGAACCAGAAGAAGGCCTACTTCAGTAGGCTGGCAGTCATTATGCTCACCGGTCCGATTCCTTTTATGGTATTCCATTACCGCAAGATGACTATTTGGGACGTTTTCAGTGAGCACTATATTATTACTTTTTTCACCTGCGTCCCCATTTTTGTCTTTCTTAGCTGGCTGGCCAGGGTCACCGAGAATCTGGTCATCAACACCATTAAGAAGGAGCAGTTGGAGAAGCAGGCCGTAGAGGCAGAGCTGTATTACCTGAAATCCCAGATCAATCCGCATTTTCTGTTCAATACCCTAAACAACATCCACACGCTGGTGTACAAACAAGCGCCGGCCGCGCCAGAAGCCATCATGCGACTGTCTTCTCTCATGCGCTATATGATTTATGAATCCAATGCCTCCACGGTACCCTTGTCCAGAGAGTTGGACTACCTGAATGATTACGTGGGCTTGCAACAGCTTCGGTATAAAAATAGCCCGGTGGTAGACATGCAGGTGGAGGGCGAGATAGCTTCTTGTCACATTGCGCCGCTGTTATTCATCCATCTTCTGGAGAATGCCTACAAGCACAGCCCCGCCCGGTTGGAGCCGGGTGCTATAAAAATCAACGTGGAGGTACAGGAAGATACCCTTACCTTCAAGGTGCAGAACCCCATTGGGAATAACCGGACTATTGGATTGGAGGAACCCGGCGGGATTGGCTTGCCAAACGTTCAGAAGAGGCTTGCTTTGATTTATCCGGGCAAACACCATTTGGAGATTGACAGCCAGGGCACTACCTTTTCCGTTGTCTTAAAAATCGAAGGCATCCACTCACCCGCGCATGAAAGAAAAGCTGACGTGTTATATCATTGA
- a CDS encoding ABC transporter ATP-binding protein: MERHPITLSIQNVSKTYANGVQALTNINLEIPPGMYGLLGPNGAGKSTLMRTLATLQEPDEGSIQLGDIDVLRQKEEVRQTLGYLPQEFGVYPKVSAEEMLDYFAVLKGITHRASRKEVTEGLLKQTNLWDKRKQKLGGFSGGMKQRFGVAVALLGNPKLLIVDEPTAGLDPAERVRFLNLLSEVGENSVVLLSTHIVEDVSELCTNMAIINKGQILLQANTQEAVTALKGRIWRQLTDKDTLPTLEQEHQVISAKLLSGRTMVHIYNEEDPGNGFELVEPDLEDVYFSTMTGNYGQPQKVKEVVQL, from the coding sequence ATGGAACGTCACCCAATCACCCTGTCCATCCAAAATGTCTCCAAAACCTACGCCAACGGCGTGCAGGCCTTGACCAATATAAACCTGGAAATTCCGCCGGGCATGTACGGCTTGCTGGGCCCCAACGGCGCCGGAAAATCAACCCTTATGCGTACGTTGGCTACCTTGCAGGAACCCGATGAAGGAAGCATCCAATTGGGCGACATAGATGTATTGCGCCAGAAAGAGGAAGTGCGCCAGACGCTCGGGTATCTACCGCAGGAGTTCGGGGTGTACCCCAAGGTAAGCGCCGAAGAAATGCTGGATTACTTTGCCGTGCTCAAAGGCATTACCCACCGGGCCTCGCGCAAGGAAGTGACCGAAGGCCTGCTCAAACAAACCAACCTCTGGGACAAGCGCAAACAAAAATTGGGCGGATTCTCTGGGGGAATGAAGCAACGTTTCGGTGTGGCCGTGGCACTCTTGGGCAATCCAAAACTGCTGATTGTGGACGAACCTACGGCCGGCCTGGACCCGGCGGAGCGCGTGCGTTTCCTAAACCTTTTAAGCGAAGTAGGCGAGAACAGTGTGGTGCTTTTGTCTACTCATATCGTGGAAGATGTCTCAGAGCTGTGCACCAATATGGCCATCATCAACAAGGGACAGATACTGCTGCAGGCAAATACCCAAGAAGCGGTAACGGCCCTGAAAGGCAGAATCTGGCGCCAACTAACAGATAAGGATACCCTGCCTACCCTGGAGCAGGAACACCAGGTCATCTCGGCCAAACTCTTGAGCGGGCGCACCATGGTCCATATTTACAATGAGGAAGACCCCGGCAATGGATTTGAACTGGTAGAACCAGATTTGGAGGACGTGTACTTCTCTACCATGACGGGTAATTATGGGCAACCGCAGAAAGTGAAGGAGGTGGTACAGCTATGA
- a CDS encoding M1 family aminopeptidase, whose product MKFRKIFQMEFTYGLRSVTTWLYFLVQLVLSLLWMIGNYIHDARDGYFLVNAPIVIGAVTVLGMVAWLLIGASVAGDAAARDVETRMFSLTYTAPASKFAYLGGRFLAALCLNSIVLLGIPLGILISLYCTGVEPEIMGPFRLATYMTTFFYLILPNTLIVTAIQFSFASLTRRSMASYLGGAILFVAAFILGQVLQNKGEWGNLIDPVGFTPIQSQLSNEWSPLEKNTRLLALEGTLLLNRLLWLCIAGGMLALTYFRFRLVLPETDQKRKQVLQPETTIIGLTWGNSLAGKALPHIKGMFGLATHLRQLRLLTWKGFLQIGKSFTGLPLLATIAVMESFALNGNLKAKGVPLLPRTDQILNLFTAPLGELDFFWIIIAFLTIYYAGELVWRERESGLSEIAHATPVPEWVLFLSKFLALGLVLAGWLVFLMTSGILSQLGRGGSPEMGLYLQSMFGLQLVDCLLFALLALFVHVLVNQKFVAHLVALLVYGFLLFAPNLGIEHKLFVYGASPNWSYTDMVGYGTSLAPWLWFKLYWVAWALLIAVVANLLWVRSREGSIRSRLKVARGRFTRSTALVTVVSTGLVLILGSFIFYNTNVLNDYTTSAEGIAERAEYEKRYRQYKNRPQPLLTRTKLHVEIYPERQEVDIRATYFLVNNTKSAIDTIHLATTPGVQTTKVAFDRPSKKLLADERLRHHIYALSAPLQPGDSLQLSFSVHSKAQGFANSGADASVMANSTNFRNYEWLPAIGYQDYRELDDAGSRKEYGLVPRPMTASLYDEKARLTAPFAERVAVDAVVGTNGDQTLVGPGALRRTWTKDGRKYFHYVTDAPIRNEYNFFSARYAVHEKQWKDVTIQIYYDLGQTLNLERMAKSVEASLTYYTQQFGPYPHRQIRFVSFPGYGFGNHAAPINITAQEAFFILDPKNDERGFDLVTAVVAHEVAHQWWGNQVDPALTEGSGLLSESLAWYSAMGVMEEKYSPAHLQKLLSFLREEYEVPKTKASVPLLQATDWYHNYRKGPMALYALSQYMGKDRVNGALRSLLKKHALGKPPFPTSLDLYQELKVATPDTLQPLLHDFFVTNTFWDLKTEQATAQQTKAGAWQVILNVQARKFVVDSIGVETKLPIKDWIEVGIYAKAKEGEALGKRIYLQKHHITSANQTITVTVPGKPDKAGIDPNFLLVDWELKDNLKEVKLAAEPKGTSAKASGIKFN is encoded by the coding sequence ATGAAGTTCCGGAAGATTTTTCAAATGGAGTTCACCTACGGGTTACGCAGTGTCACCACCTGGCTGTACTTTCTAGTCCAGTTGGTTCTTTCCCTTCTCTGGATGATAGGTAATTACATTCATGACGCGCGGGACGGATATTTCCTGGTCAACGCGCCCATCGTGATTGGGGCGGTTACCGTGCTAGGCATGGTGGCGTGGCTCTTGATAGGCGCCTCGGTGGCGGGAGATGCGGCGGCCCGCGATGTGGAGACGCGCATGTTCTCGCTCACCTACACTGCCCCCGCCAGCAAATTTGCCTATCTGGGAGGCCGGTTCCTAGCGGCTTTGTGCCTCAACTCCATCGTCCTGCTCGGCATCCCGCTGGGCATCTTGATTAGCCTCTATTGCACAGGCGTGGAACCTGAGATTATGGGTCCGTTCAGGTTGGCCACCTACATGACTACCTTCTTCTATCTCATTCTGCCCAACACGTTGATTGTAACGGCCATCCAGTTCTCCTTCGCGTCGCTCACCCGGCGGTCCATGGCCAGCTATCTGGGCGGGGCCATTCTCTTTGTGGCGGCGTTTATTTTAGGGCAGGTGTTGCAAAACAAAGGCGAATGGGGAAATCTGATTGACCCCGTAGGTTTCACGCCTATCCAAAGCCAATTGTCCAATGAATGGAGCCCGCTGGAAAAGAACACGCGTCTTCTGGCGCTGGAAGGTACTCTGCTTCTCAACCGCCTGCTGTGGCTTTGCATTGCAGGGGGAATGCTGGCGCTTACCTATTTCCGTTTTCGGCTTGTTTTACCGGAAACAGACCAAAAACGGAAGCAAGTCCTTCAACCAGAAACAACTATAATAGGCTTGACCTGGGGCAACAGCTTAGCAGGGAAAGCATTACCGCACATCAAGGGGATGTTCGGGTTGGCCACGCACTTGCGCCAGTTGCGCCTCCTCACTTGGAAGGGCTTTCTGCAGATAGGTAAAAGTTTTACCGGGCTTCCGCTTTTGGCAACCATCGCGGTCATGGAGTCCTTTGCCCTGAACGGCAACCTGAAGGCCAAAGGCGTTCCACTGCTTCCCAGAACCGACCAGATTCTGAACCTCTTTACGGCACCTCTAGGCGAACTGGACTTCTTCTGGATTATCATTGCCTTTCTTACTATTTACTACGCCGGGGAACTGGTGTGGCGGGAACGGGAATCAGGCCTGAGCGAGATTGCCCACGCAACGCCGGTGCCGGAATGGGTGCTTTTTTTGAGCAAGTTCTTGGCGCTTGGTCTGGTGTTGGCAGGGTGGCTGGTCTTCTTAATGACCTCCGGAATCTTATCGCAGTTAGGCAGGGGCGGAAGTCCTGAGATGGGCCTTTACCTGCAAAGCATGTTCGGGTTACAGCTGGTGGATTGTCTCTTGTTTGCGTTGCTGGCCCTCTTTGTGCACGTGCTGGTCAATCAGAAATTCGTGGCCCATTTGGTGGCTCTGCTGGTGTACGGGTTCCTGCTCTTTGCCCCTAACCTAGGCATTGAGCACAAGCTTTTCGTCTACGGCGCCAGCCCGAATTGGTCCTACACAGACATGGTGGGCTATGGCACTTCGCTGGCGCCGTGGCTATGGTTCAAGTTGTATTGGGTGGCATGGGCGCTACTGATAGCCGTAGTTGCGAACCTGCTCTGGGTCCGGAGCCGGGAAGGAAGCATACGGTCGCGTCTTAAGGTAGCCCGCGGTCGTTTTACCCGTTCCACTGCCTTGGTTACCGTTGTCTCAACGGGGCTTGTCCTCATATTGGGCAGTTTCATTTTCTATAACACCAATGTACTCAATGACTACACCACTTCCGCTGAGGGCATAGCCGAACGGGCCGAATATGAGAAGCGCTACCGGCAGTATAAAAACAGGCCCCAACCGCTTTTGACCAGAACCAAGCTCCACGTGGAGATTTATCCTGAGCGCCAGGAGGTAGATATACGCGCCACTTACTTTCTGGTGAACAACACAAAATCTGCCATTGACACCATTCATCTGGCCACTACGCCAGGCGTGCAAACCACCAAAGTTGCCTTTGACCGGCCATCAAAAAAGCTGTTAGCTGATGAGAGATTAAGACACCATATCTATGCGCTGTCCGCACCGCTCCAGCCTGGAGATTCGTTGCAACTCAGCTTTTCGGTGCATTCCAAGGCACAAGGCTTTGCCAATAGCGGAGCAGACGCCTCGGTGATGGCCAATAGCACCAACTTTCGGAACTATGAATGGTTGCCCGCCATCGGCTATCAGGATTACCGGGAGTTGGATGACGCTGGTTCCAGAAAAGAGTATGGGCTTGTTCCTCGGCCCATGACCGCTTCCCTCTATGATGAAAAAGCGCGCTTGACCGCCCCCTTCGCGGAGCGCGTCGCTGTGGATGCGGTGGTGGGCACCAACGGTGACCAGACGTTGGTAGGGCCGGGTGCCTTGCGCCGTACCTGGACCAAAGACGGCAGAAAGTACTTCCATTATGTGACAGACGCGCCCATCCGAAACGAATACAACTTCTTCTCCGCTAGGTACGCGGTACATGAAAAGCAATGGAAAGACGTCACCATTCAGATTTACTATGACCTCGGCCAAACGCTGAACCTAGAGCGCATGGCCAAAAGCGTGGAGGCTTCGCTGACGTACTACACCCAGCAGTTCGGACCGTACCCGCACCGCCAGATTCGGTTTGTGTCGTTTCCTGGGTACGGTTTTGGAAACCACGCAGCCCCCATCAACATCACTGCGCAGGAGGCATTCTTTATCTTGGACCCCAAGAACGACGAACGCGGCTTTGATTTGGTGACGGCAGTGGTGGCTCATGAAGTTGCGCACCAGTGGTGGGGCAACCAAGTAGACCCGGCCTTGACAGAAGGCTCCGGATTGCTTTCTGAGAGCTTGGCGTGGTATTCGGCGATGGGCGTTATGGAAGAAAAATACAGCCCTGCGCATTTACAGAAACTGCTGAGCTTTTTACGGGAAGAGTATGAGGTTCCAAAAACCAAGGCGTCAGTCCCTCTGCTCCAAGCCACCGACTGGTACCACAACTACCGCAAAGGCCCGATGGCGCTGTATGCCTTGAGCCAATACATGGGCAAGGACCGCGTGAATGGCGCCCTCCGGAGTTTACTCAAAAAGCATGCTTTAGGAAAACCGCCGTTCCCTACCTCGCTTGACCTTTACCAAGAGCTTAAAGTGGCCACGCCTGACACGCTCCAACCGCTGTTGCATGACTTTTTTGTGACCAATACCTTCTGGGACCTAAAAACAGAACAGGCTACGGCCCAACAAACCAAGGCAGGCGCTTGGCAAGTGATTCTTAATGTGCAAGCCCGCAAGTTTGTGGTGGACAGCATAGGCGTAGAAACTAAGTTACCCATCAAGGATTGGATAGAGGTGGGCATTTACGCCAAGGCAAAGGAGGGAGAAGCACTGGGCAAACGGATTTACTTGCAGAAGCATCATATTACTTCCGCTAACCAGACCATTACGGTGACGGTCCCGGGCAAACCTGACAAGGCGGGCATTGACCCAAACTTTTTATTGGTTGACTGGGAATTAAAGGACAATCTAAAGGAAGTGAAGCTGGCAGCGGAGCCAAAAGGCACATCTGCCAAGGCTAGTGGAATTAAATTCAATTAG
- a CDS encoding glycoside hydrolase family 30 beta sandwich domain-containing protein: MKKLFPVVSFSLMALGLMGACTQTNPSQSKSNSQPFQLQSRAVTVYTTAQNTEHRLAKTETLQFKEFGQPLETQVCVFVDPSKTFQTMLGIGGAITDATAETFAKMPKDKQDEIMRAYYDPTNGIGYTLGRTTIHSSDFASGSYTYVDENDKELKSFSVKHDEQYRIPFIKQAIAAAGGKLTMYASPWSPPAWMKDTKTMLQGGKLLPEYRQNWANYFVKFVNAYEKQGIPIWGLSVQNEPMAKQTWESCIFTAEEERDFIKEYLGPTLHKSGMKDKKLIAWDHNRDLIYQRASTVLNDPEAAKYVWGIGYHWYETWTGSDMLFDNLKKVKETFPNTNLIFTEGCIEKFQFSRINDWALGEKYGYSMVNDFNAGTVAWTDWNMVLDENGGPNHVGNFCFAPIHADTKTGKVHYTNSYYYLGHFSKFVKPGAKRIISSSNRDALQTTAFLNPDGQVAVVVLNTTDKKLDYKLWINGKAADATSLPHSIATLVL, encoded by the coding sequence ATGAAGAAACTATTTCCGGTTGTATCCTTCTCCCTCATGGCCCTTGGGCTGATGGGGGCTTGTACGCAGACCAATCCGTCGCAAAGCAAAAGCAATAGCCAGCCATTTCAACTGCAGAGCAGAGCGGTCACGGTCTATACCACCGCGCAGAATACCGAGCACAGACTAGCCAAAACAGAGACTCTCCAGTTTAAAGAGTTTGGTCAGCCTCTGGAAACGCAGGTGTGCGTGTTTGTAGACCCCAGCAAGACCTTCCAGACCATGCTGGGGATTGGCGGCGCCATTACAGATGCCACGGCAGAGACCTTTGCCAAAATGCCGAAGGACAAGCAGGACGAAATCATGCGGGCCTATTATGACCCTACCAACGGCATTGGCTACACCCTGGGCAGAACCACCATTCACAGCAGTGATTTTGCCAGCGGAAGCTACACCTATGTGGACGAAAATGACAAAGAGCTGAAAAGCTTTAGCGTGAAGCATGATGAGCAGTACCGCATTCCGTTCATCAAGCAGGCCATTGCCGCCGCCGGCGGAAAGTTAACCATGTACGCCAGCCCTTGGAGCCCGCCGGCCTGGATGAAAGACACCAAGACCATGCTGCAGGGCGGTAAGCTGTTGCCAGAGTACCGCCAGAACTGGGCCAACTACTTTGTGAAGTTTGTGAACGCCTATGAAAAGCAGGGCATTCCCATTTGGGGATTGAGCGTGCAGAATGAGCCCATGGCCAAACAAACCTGGGAGTCCTGTATTTTCACCGCCGAAGAGGAGCGCGATTTCATCAAAGAATACCTGGGACCCACCTTGCACAAGAGTGGCATGAAAGACAAGAAACTCATCGCCTGGGACCACAACCGTGATCTGATCTACCAGCGCGCCAGCACCGTGCTGAATGACCCGGAGGCCGCCAAATATGTATGGGGTATTGGCTACCACTGGTATGAAACCTGGACCGGCAGCGACATGCTTTTTGATAACCTCAAAAAGGTGAAAGAGACGTTCCCTAACACCAATTTGATCTTCACCGAAGGCTGTATTGAGAAATTCCAGTTCTCCCGCATCAATGACTGGGCGCTGGGTGAGAAATACGGCTACTCTATGGTGAATGACTTCAACGCCGGCACGGTGGCCTGGACAGACTGGAACATGGTCTTAGACGAAAACGGAGGACCCAACCACGTAGGCAACTTCTGCTTCGCGCCCATCCACGCAGACACTAAAACGGGCAAGGTGCACTACACCAACAGCTACTATTACCTGGGGCACTTCTCTAAGTTTGTGAAACCGGGTGCCAAGCGCATCATCAGTTCTTCTAACCGGGATGCCCTGCAAACCACCGCCTTCCTAAACCCTGATGGGCAGGTAGCAGTAGTGGTTTTAAACACCACAGACAAGAAACTGGACTACAAACTCTGGATTAATGGCAAGGCCGCTGATGCCACCAGCCTTCCGCACTCCATTGCCACGTTGGTCTTGTAA
- a CDS encoding glycoside hydrolase family 30 beta sandwich domain-containing protein, whose protein sequence is MNLFPQKRWLRQVSLALLLGGLFSCSTKTGQLSKSDAAQLWLTTADKTVLFQKQATALPFLKSEGAQSPVIEVDDSQTFQSIDGFGYTLTGGSAYHLHKVTPGARAALLKELFATDGTNIGISYLRVSIGASDLDEKVFSYNDLPEGQTDPNQEKFSLAPDRAFLIPVLKEILAINPDIMILGSPWSPPTWMKTNQNSKGGSLEPKWYDAYAKYFVKYVQEMAKEGIKIDAITVQNEPLHPGNNPSLLMLPQDQAIFVKNHLGPSFQKAGVKTKIIIYDHNLDRPDYPISILNDPEAKKYIDGSAFHLYGGKIEAMADVHNAHPDKNVYFTEQWIGAPGNFPEDMKWHVRELIIGATRNWARNVLEWNLAADPQQRPFTPGGCNQCLGAITVNGDQITRNPAYYVIAHASKFVRPGSVRIGSNVLEGLPNVAFKTPKGERVVVVLNNRASAQTFQIKQGDKSFSTTLPVGAVGTYVW, encoded by the coding sequence ATGAATTTATTCCCCCAAAAGCGTTGGTTGAGACAGGTAAGCCTAGCTCTTTTGCTAGGCGGCCTGTTCAGTTGCAGCACTAAAACCGGGCAGTTGTCTAAATCTGATGCTGCGCAGCTCTGGCTGACCACCGCAGATAAAACTGTTCTGTTCCAAAAGCAGGCCACGGCGCTGCCTTTCCTAAAAAGCGAAGGTGCGCAGAGTCCTGTTATTGAAGTAGATGACAGCCAGACGTTCCAGTCCATTGACGGGTTTGGCTATACGCTCACCGGTGGCAGTGCCTATCATCTGCACAAGGTGACTCCTGGCGCGCGGGCTGCTCTCTTGAAAGAACTGTTCGCCACAGACGGAACCAACATTGGCATCAGCTACCTGCGGGTGAGCATTGGCGCCTCTGACCTGGATGAGAAAGTTTTCTCTTACAACGATCTACCTGAAGGACAGACAGACCCCAACCAAGAGAAGTTTAGCCTGGCGCCAGACCGCGCGTTTTTGATTCCGGTGCTCAAGGAGATTCTGGCCATCAATCCAGACATCATGATTTTGGGTTCTCCGTGGTCGCCGCCTACCTGGATGAAGACCAACCAAAACTCCAAAGGCGGGAGCCTGGAGCCGAAGTGGTATGATGCCTATGCCAAATACTTTGTGAAGTACGTGCAGGAAATGGCCAAAGAAGGGATTAAGATTGATGCCATCACGGTCCAGAATGAGCCTTTGCACCCAGGCAACAACCCCAGCCTGCTCATGTTGCCGCAAGACCAAGCCATTTTTGTAAAGAACCATCTGGGCCCTTCTTTCCAGAAGGCCGGCGTCAAGACCAAAATCATCATCTATGACCATAACCTGGACCGCCCGGATTACCCCATCAGTATCTTGAATGACCCCGAGGCCAAAAAGTACATTGACGGTTCTGCCTTTCACCTGTACGGCGGTAAGATTGAGGCAATGGCAGACGTGCACAACGCGCACCCAGACAAGAATGTGTATTTCACGGAGCAGTGGATTGGCGCGCCCGGCAACTTCCCCGAGGATATGAAATGGCACGTGCGCGAACTGATCATTGGAGCTACCCGCAACTGGGCGCGCAACGTGCTGGAATGGAACCTGGCCGCTGATCCTCAGCAGAGACCCTTTACCCCCGGCGGCTGCAACCAGTGTCTGGGCGCCATCACCGTTAATGGAGACCAGATTACCCGCAATCCTGCTTACTATGTGATTGCGCACGCCTCAAAGTTTGTGCGTCCAGGATCGGTAAGAATTGGGTCCAATGTCTTGGAAGGCTTGCCCAACGTAGCTTTTAAAACCCCCAAGGGAGAGCGGGTAGTGGTGGTCTTGAACAACAGAGCCTCTGCGCAGACTTTCCAGATTAAGCAAGGCGATAAAAGCTTTTCCACTACCTTGCCCGTGGGTGCGGTAGGGACGTATGTTTGGTAA